DNA from Salinibacterium sp. dk2585:
CCCCCTCGTTGTCGTGCGCCGCGGCATCCGCTCGGCCCTAGTCGTCCGGCTCGCCCGCGATGAGCCCGCGCAGCCAGTCACGGGCCTCGATGAAGGCGGTGTCTTCGTAGCGCGTGATAACGGCGGGGCGCTTGCCGTCGGCCGCCGGGTACGAGCCCAGGAAGATGACCCTGGGGCTGAAACGCTTGAGGCCGAGCAGGGCGTCGGCGACCCGCTCGTCGAGGATGTGCCCCTCCAGGTCGATCACGAAGCGGTAGCGGCCGAGGGCGTCGCCGATGGGCCGCGACTCGATCAGGCTCATGTTGACGCCGCGGGTCGCGAACTGCTCGAGCATCTCGAGCAGGCGCCCCGCCTTGTCGTCGGGGAGTTCAGCGATGATGCTCGTCTTGTCGGCACCCGTGCGCGGCGGCACCGGCGCCGTGCGGCTCACGAGCACGAAACGGGTCACCGCGTTGGGGTTGTCGCCGATGTTCTCGGCCAGCACCGACACGTCGTAGTGCTTGCTGATGCCGGGCGGGGCGATCGCGGCATCCGCAAGTTCGTTGTCGAAGAGGGATGCCGCCGCCGCCACGTTCGAGCTCGCCGGGATGTGCGCGTGCCCGGGGAGGTTGGCGCCCAGCCAGCGGCTGCACTGCGCGAAGGCGACCGGATGCGCGTTGATGACCT
Protein-coding regions in this window:
- the pheA gene encoding prephenate dehydratase, with translation MPETSSHETFSYLGPAGTFTEAALAQVPEAAGKNWRPVNNAGEALADVLEGRSTAAMIAIENSIDGGVSATQDALATMPGLRIVGEYLVPVNFVLVTRPGTPLSDVKVINAHPVAFAQCSRWLGANLPGHAHIPASSNVAAAASLFDNELADAAIAPPGISKHYDVSVLAENIGDNPNAVTRFVLVSRTAPVPPRTGADKTSIIAELPDDKAGRLLEMLEQFATRGVNMSLIESRPIGDALGRYRFVIDLEGHILDERVADALLGLKRFSPRVIFLGSYPAADGKRPAVITRYEDTAFIEARDWLRGLIAGEPDD